The Labilithrix sp. genome contains a region encoding:
- a CDS encoding MMPL family transporter produces MSLRKLVDALVNLGNRRPFLVVGGALLLMIASWWYASRLQIRSDVMELLPRDSPGFMAFERRLERVGGGATIFVLVESPERAANERFVDELHAAIDKSELRSSISSIESGTKDTRAFFEDNKWLYASLEDLEEADNKLDRQIAIKSGMVEDLEGDSDATAEHALGMDEFEERFEKKVKERDEFPTGYFANPAGTQLAMRIFTTASGMGGTNDERIIDQLQELISNLKPASFHPEMKIGYGGDIPNAKAEKDSLVQEALIGTVIAAVLILGGVIWFYGSPWALILVGFPPLFGVGCAYAFATYQYGYVNSSGAFLGAIILGNGVNYPIVLYSRYKEFRARGMEPDFARREAVWNAFRAELVGSAVASIAYGSLTVTRFRGFSQFGVIGFVGMLLVWISMIPCLPALVVLVERLQARMPAFLREKPAVLGEDESRGPIASWVGDLTAKYPRVFVGVATAITLVAAFKLPTFLKDPWEYDFDKLGSQVARKGGAFQVTTAVDLIFGKGTKLDGSLVLVDKIEQAPLVKARILDKDRLDREGALIDDITTIDDFLPGAVDLQTKKLEVLERIRERLTPRVLARLTEEEQQKITKMIPPETLKVLHPEDLPRLLKSRFSERNGTVGTVLYIRYKEGVSRNDGHNLLRMAAALEGIVLPDGTRVDTASRATVFAEMIRSLERDGPLATFVAFAAVCVVVVVATSSIKGAVSVLVSLIIGVVWMLGGAAWRGAHLNFLNFIALPITFGIGSEYPFNIFDRSRLLGQDVTRALKLHLGAVTLCSYTTTVGYASLLFADNQALRSFGHLAIAGELTCLVVALFFLPSLLHMIGAHDPDPSKAAELQASAIQ; encoded by the coding sequence GTGAGCCTCCGGAAGCTCGTCGACGCGCTCGTCAATCTAGGCAACCGCCGTCCGTTCCTGGTCGTAGGAGGCGCGCTCCTCCTGATGATCGCGTCGTGGTGGTACGCGTCGCGGCTGCAGATCCGCTCCGACGTGATGGAGCTCCTCCCGCGCGACAGCCCCGGCTTCATGGCGTTCGAGCGCCGGCTCGAGCGCGTCGGCGGGGGGGCGACCATCTTCGTCCTCGTCGAGTCGCCCGAGCGCGCCGCGAACGAGCGCTTCGTCGACGAGCTCCACGCCGCGATCGACAAGAGCGAGCTGCGGAGCTCCATCTCCTCGATCGAGAGCGGCACGAAGGACACGCGCGCCTTCTTCGAGGACAACAAGTGGCTCTACGCGTCGCTCGAAGACCTCGAGGAGGCGGACAACAAGCTCGATCGCCAGATCGCGATCAAGAGCGGCATGGTCGAGGACCTCGAAGGCGACTCGGACGCCACCGCCGAGCACGCCCTCGGCATGGACGAGTTCGAGGAGCGCTTCGAGAAGAAGGTGAAGGAGCGCGACGAGTTCCCGACCGGCTACTTCGCGAACCCGGCCGGCACCCAGCTCGCGATGCGCATCTTCACGACCGCGTCCGGCATGGGCGGGACGAACGACGAGAGGATCATCGATCAGCTCCAGGAGCTCATCTCCAACCTGAAGCCGGCGAGCTTCCACCCCGAGATGAAGATCGGCTACGGCGGCGACATCCCGAACGCGAAGGCGGAGAAGGACTCGCTCGTGCAGGAGGCCCTCATCGGCACCGTCATCGCGGCGGTCCTCATCCTCGGCGGCGTCATCTGGTTCTACGGCTCGCCGTGGGCGCTCATCCTCGTCGGCTTCCCGCCCCTCTTCGGCGTCGGCTGCGCGTACGCGTTCGCGACCTACCAGTACGGGTACGTCAACTCGTCGGGCGCCTTCCTCGGCGCGATCATCCTCGGCAACGGCGTCAACTACCCGATCGTCCTCTACTCCCGCTACAAGGAGTTCCGCGCGCGCGGGATGGAGCCGGACTTCGCGCGGCGCGAGGCGGTCTGGAACGCCTTCCGCGCCGAGCTCGTCGGCTCCGCGGTCGCGAGCATCGCGTACGGCTCGCTCACGGTGACGCGCTTCCGCGGCTTCAGCCAGTTCGGCGTCATCGGCTTCGTCGGCATGCTGCTCGTGTGGATCTCGATGATCCCCTGCCTCCCCGCGCTCGTCGTCCTCGTCGAGCGCCTCCAGGCGCGCATGCCGGCGTTCCTCCGCGAGAAGCCGGCCGTGCTCGGCGAAGACGAGAGCCGCGGCCCGATCGCGAGCTGGGTCGGCGACCTCACCGCCAAGTATCCGCGCGTCTTCGTCGGCGTCGCGACCGCGATCACGCTCGTCGCCGCGTTCAAGCTCCCCACCTTCCTCAAGGACCCGTGGGAGTACGACTTCGACAAGCTCGGCTCGCAGGTCGCGCGCAAGGGCGGCGCGTTCCAGGTGACGACCGCGGTCGACCTGATCTTCGGCAAGGGCACGAAGCTCGACGGCTCGCTCGTCCTCGTCGACAAGATCGAGCAGGCCCCGCTCGTGAAGGCGCGCATCCTCGACAAGGACCGCCTCGATCGAGAGGGCGCGCTCATCGACGACATCACCACGATCGACGATTTCCTCCCCGGCGCGGTCGACCTCCAGACGAAGAAGCTCGAGGTCCTCGAGCGGATCCGCGAGCGCCTCACCCCGCGCGTCCTCGCGCGCCTCACGGAGGAGGAGCAGCAGAAGATCACGAAGATGATCCCGCCGGAGACGCTGAAGGTCCTCCACCCGGAGGACCTCCCGCGGCTCCTCAAGAGCCGCTTCTCCGAGCGCAACGGCACCGTCGGCACGGTCCTCTACATCCGTTACAAGGAGGGCGTCTCCCGCAACGACGGCCACAACCTCCTCCGCATGGCGGCGGCGCTCGAGGGCATCGTCCTCCCCGACGGCACCCGCGTCGACACCGCGAGCCGCGCGACCGTGTTCGCGGAGATGATCCGCTCGCTCGAGCGCGACGGTCCGCTCGCGACGTTCGTCGCGTTCGCCGCGGTGTGCGTCGTCGTCGTCGTCGCGACGTCGTCGATCAAGGGCGCGGTCTCCGTGCTCGTCTCGCTGATCATCGGCGTGGTCTGGATGCTCGGCGGCGCGGCGTGGCGCGGCGCGCACCTCAACTTCCTGAACTTCATCGCGCTGCCGATCACGTTCGGCATCGGCTCCGAGTATCCGTTCAACATCTTCGATCGCTCACGCTTGCTCGGCCAGGACGTCACGCGCGCGTTGAAGCTCCACCTCGGCGCGGTCACGCTCTGCAGCTACACCACCACCGTCGGCTACGCCTCGCTCCTCTTCGCGGACAACCAGGCGCTCCGCTCGTTCGGCCACCTCGCGATCGCGGGCGAGCTCACGTGCCTCGTCGTCGCGCTCTTCTTCCTCCCGTCGCTCCTGCACATGATCGGCGCGCACGACCCCGACCCGTCGAAGGCCGCCGAGCTCCAGGCGAGCGCGATTCAATAA
- a CDS encoding acyl-CoA dehydrogenase family protein, which yields MPYLFETEEHALLRENARRFAAKHIEPHAHAWEEANEFPRELYRAAAEAGMLGISYPESAGGSGGDVGHALAASEEMVLAGKSVGTTVGLGSHAIALPPIVRHGTEEQKARFVAPVLRGEKVSALAISEPDAGSDVARIKTKAVRDGDHYVVRGSKTFITSGCRADLVTAAVRTGGEGHGGISLLVIERGTPGFTVSKKLAKTGWWASDTAELAFDDCRVPAANLIGEEDQGFFAIMVNFANERLYLAGQCVAIAELAYRESVAYARTRTAFGKTLMGHQVTRHKLADMATRIAAARALVGECATRVMRGEQVPALCAMTKNAATDMCSFVVDHAVQIHGGAGYMRETVVERLYRDARLYPIGGGTREIMNEIIAKTEGY from the coding sequence ATGCCTTACCTCTTCGAGACCGAAGAGCACGCGCTCCTCCGCGAAAACGCGCGCCGGTTCGCGGCGAAGCACATCGAGCCCCACGCGCACGCCTGGGAAGAGGCGAACGAGTTCCCGCGCGAGCTCTACCGCGCCGCGGCGGAGGCGGGGATGCTCGGGATCTCGTACCCCGAGAGCGCCGGGGGCAGCGGCGGCGACGTCGGGCACGCGCTCGCGGCGTCGGAGGAGATGGTCCTCGCCGGGAAGTCGGTCGGCACCACCGTCGGGCTCGGGAGCCACGCGATCGCGCTCCCGCCCATCGTGCGCCACGGCACCGAGGAGCAGAAGGCTCGGTTCGTCGCGCCGGTCCTGCGCGGCGAGAAGGTGAGCGCCCTCGCGATCAGCGAGCCCGACGCCGGGAGCGACGTCGCGCGGATCAAGACGAAGGCGGTGCGGGACGGCGACCACTACGTCGTCCGCGGCAGCAAGACGTTCATCACCTCCGGGTGCCGCGCCGACCTCGTCACCGCCGCCGTGCGCACCGGCGGCGAAGGGCACGGCGGGATCTCGCTCCTCGTCATCGAGCGCGGGACGCCGGGGTTCACGGTGAGCAAGAAGCTCGCGAAGACGGGGTGGTGGGCGAGCGACACCGCGGAGCTCGCCTTCGACGACTGCCGCGTCCCGGCCGCGAACCTCATCGGCGAGGAGGACCAGGGGTTCTTCGCGATCATGGTCAACTTCGCGAACGAGCGGCTCTACCTCGCGGGGCAGTGCGTCGCGATCGCGGAGCTCGCGTACCGCGAGTCGGTCGCGTACGCGCGCACGCGCACCGCGTTCGGCAAGACGCTGATGGGCCACCAGGTGACGCGCCACAAGCTGGCCGACATGGCGACGCGCATCGCCGCCGCCCGCGCGCTCGTCGGCGAGTGCGCGACGCGCGTGATGCGAGGGGAGCAGGTGCCGGCGCTCTGCGCGATGACGAAGAACGCCGCGACGGACATGTGCTCCTTCGTCGTCGACCACGCGGTGCAGATCCACGGCGGCGCCGGCTACATGCGCGAGACCGTGGTCGAGCGCCTCTACCGCGACGCGCGGCTCTACCCGATCGGCGGCGGCACGCGCGAGATCATGAACGAGATCATCGCGAAGACCGAGGGGTACTGA
- a CDS encoding phosphatidylglycerophosphatase A translates to MKKRIAFVLATWFGCGRVPIAPGTVGTFGALPLYFLVREGGTAAVLATAAVLTAVGVWAAGVVAESTETKDPQIVVIDEVAGVMIALAAARSTLGIVLAVGLFRLFDVTKPFPARRAERLPGGWGIILDDIAAGVYAAAVVAVVP, encoded by the coding sequence GTGAAGAAGCGCATCGCGTTCGTCCTCGCGACGTGGTTCGGGTGCGGCCGCGTCCCGATCGCTCCCGGCACGGTCGGCACCTTCGGCGCGCTGCCCCTCTATTTCCTCGTCCGCGAGGGCGGGACGGCGGCGGTCCTCGCCACCGCGGCGGTGCTCACCGCGGTCGGGGTCTGGGCGGCCGGCGTCGTGGCGGAGAGCACCGAGACGAAGGACCCGCAGATCGTCGTGATCGACGAGGTGGCCGGGGTCATGATCGCGCTCGCGGCCGCCCGCTCGACGCTCGGGATCGTCCTCGCGGTCGGGCTCTTCCGCCTGTTCGACGTCACGAAGCCGTTCCCGGCGCGACGGGCCGAGCGCCTGCCGGGGGGCTGGGGGATCATCCTCGACGACATAGCCGCTGGCGTCTACGCGGCCGCCGTCGTAGCAGTGGTGCCGTGA